The Streptomyces liliiviolaceus sequence GATGGCGGCGATGTGGGTGGGGACGCCGACGGCGAAGTCCGTGCCGGCTCGGGCGCCGGTGCGGATGGTACGGGTGGGACGGCCGGTCGAGCCCACGGCGGAGACCCGGCTGATGGACCCGAACAGGCTGACCAGGGCCGTGAGGTAGTAGGGGCCCATGTCGAAGAGGGGTCCGGCGCCCTTGGCGAAGAGGAACTCGGGGTCCGGGTGCCACAGATCCGGGCCCGCGTACTGCATGACGGTGTACGCGGACAGCGGTGTGCCTATGTCGCCGCGGGCGAGGGCCCGGCGGGCGGTCTGCAGACCGGGGCCCAGGACGGTGTCGGGTGCGATGCCCACGCGGAGACCGGCGGCGGAGGCCTCGTCGAGGAGGGCCCGGGCGCTGAGCCGGTCGATCGCGATCGGCTTCTCCGACCAGACGTGCTTGCCGGCGGCGACGATCGCCGAACTGACCTCGGCGTGGACGGCCGGGATGGTCAGGTTGACGACGATGTCGATGTCGGGATGCGCCAGGACCACCTCCGGCGCTCCCCACAGCTCCACCCCGTACTTCTGCGCCTGGCCCCGGGCGCGTGCGGTGTCGAGGTCGCCGACGGCCACCACACGTAGATCGGGAAACGCCGTGAGGTTGGTCAGGTACTGGTCGCTGATGTTGCCGGCGCCGATGAGTCCGACACCGACCGGAGTGCGTGTCGTCATCAGGCGATGCCCTTCTCGGCCAGGTAGCGGACGCCGGCCTCGATGCCCTCGAAGACGTCACCGTCGTAGTGGTCGAATTCGATGATGGCGAACTCGGCGTGCGCGGCGGCGGCCAGCGCCTCGTCGATCGGCACCTGTCCCCGGCCGGGGGCGACCTGCCCGGTGTCGGCGGGATCGAACGGCTCCCCGGAGAAGAACGGGTCGTCGATGATCGCACCGTCCTTGACGTGCAGGGCCTTCACCCGCGTACCCAGGCGTTCGAGCAGTCCGACCACGTCCTTGCCGCCCGCGGAGGCCCAGTACAGGTCTATCTCCAGGTCCACGCCGGGATCGAGGAGACTCACGAAGTACTCGAAGGCGCTGGTGCCTTGGACGGTGTGGACGAACTCCTGGGAGTGGTTGTGGTAACCCACGCGCAGCCCGTGTTCGGCCGCGCGGTCCGCCGCTTCGTTCAGGAGCGCGGCGGTGCGGGCGATCTCCTTCTCGTCGGTCCACCGGGCCGCGGGCACGAACGGGTCGATGACCAGGTCGAGGCCGATGCGCTCGGCCGCGGCGAAGGTGTCGTCGAGCGACGGGACACCGGCACCGTCGGAGCGCTGCGTGGACAGCAGCTCGGCGTGCCCGGTGCGGGCCCTCAGCCCGTGGCGGTCCAGCGCCCCGGACAGTTCCCCGGCGCGGCGTACGAAGCCGAACACCTCCACCTGGCTCAGCCCGAGCCCGGCGATCCTGGCGAGGGTGGCGTCCTGGTCGGCTTCCAGGGCATGGCGGACGGAGTAGAGCTGGAGCGACAGCTGTGGCGTGGACATGTACGGCTTCCTCTCGGGTTCGACGGCCGTGCGACGGATACGTCCGGAGACGAGCGAGGCGTAATGTGAATACCTACACCCGTGTCGGTATCTGCGACGAGAGAGACAATACCTACAGCCCTGACGGTTTTCTACGGTGGATAGCATTCCCATATGACTAAGGCTCAAGCGGCGACGCGGCCGGCGACCTCACGCAACTACCCCAAGGGCGAGCGGCGGCGGGCGCAGATCATCAAGGCCGCGCTCACCGCGTTCGGGCAGGTCGGCTACCGCCACGCGAGCACGGTCCAGCTCGCCGCGGCGTGCGGTGTCTCCCGGGCCGGTCTCCTGCACCACTTCCCGACGAAGGAGTCCTTGCTCGAAGCGGTCCTGGAGGAGCGCGAGCTCCAGGACGACCAGCACTTCTTCCGCACCGACGGCGACCCCATCGACGGACTGGAGTACTTCGCCAGCATGATCCGCCTGGTCGCCCACAACCAGGCGAACCCCCTCGTCGTGAGCCTCTTCGCGGTCCTGTCCAGCGAAGCGACCACCGCGGACCATCCGGCGCGTCCGTACTTCGCCGCCCGCTACGAGCGCGCACGCAGCCAGATGACCCAGGCCGTCGAGGATCTCGCCGCCCGTGATCTGCTGCACTCCCATGTGGCCCCGTCGGGACTGGCGGTGAGCCTCATCGCCCTGATCGACGGCCTCCAGGTCCAATGGCTCCTCAGCCCGGACACCATCGACATGCCCGAACACCTCCGGAGCATGCTGCGCAACGTGATCAGCGTCGAACTGCCCGGTTGACGGCGACGGCCGACGACCGGATCACCAAGGGAAGCCGCCTAGCCCCCGGACCGCTCCCCCAGCACACAGAACTCATTGCCCTCAGGGTCCGCAAGGACCACCCATGGCTCGTCCCCCCGCTGACCTACGTCCGCGTGGCGGGCGCCGAGGGCCAGCAGGCGTTCGACCTCCGCGTCCCGGTCGTCGGGGCGGAAGTCCAGGTGGAGGCGGTTCTTGACGGTCTTTTTGTCCGGCGCGGACCCGAAGAGCAGACCGGGCAGCCGGTCGGGCCGCGGCCTGATCTCGTACTCCTCGGGGGAGTCGTTCACCACGGTCCAGCCGAGTGCCTCGCACCACCAACGGCCCAGGGCCACCGGGTCGGCGGCGTCGACGACGAGCTGCTCCCATTCAAGTCCCATGGGCCGAGGCTAGCGCCACAAGAGCATCCGGGTGGCCCTGTGCGGGGGCGTGCCCGCCACCCGCCCGCGCGACTCGACGTGCGGTGGACCGGCGGCTGATGAACAGTCGTACCAAGTCCCCCACCAGAAGGAGATTTGCATGCTTCGGCGTATCTCACTCGCTGTAGCCGGTGTGCTCGCGGTCGGCTTCCTGGCCGCAGCCCCTGCCGCCGCCCACACCTCGGACATCGAGGGCTGCTGGGCGTCCGGCGGTCACGTGAAGGTCGACGACATCAAGGTCGCCGACTTCGAAGCCACCTGCTGGTCCGTCGACTGACAACGGATCACACACGGACCGGTGCCCCTCCCTCCGCTCGACT is a genomic window containing:
- a CDS encoding TetR/AcrR family transcriptional regulator; the protein is MTKAQAATRPATSRNYPKGERRRAQIIKAALTAFGQVGYRHASTVQLAAACGVSRAGLLHHFPTKESLLEAVLEERELQDDQHFFRTDGDPIDGLEYFASMIRLVAHNQANPLVVSLFAVLSSEATTADHPARPYFAARYERARSQMTQAVEDLAARDLLHSHVAPSGLAVSLIALIDGLQVQWLLSPDTIDMPEHLRSMLRNVISVELPG
- a CDS encoding VOC family protein, giving the protein MGLEWEQLVVDAADPVALGRWWCEALGWTVVNDSPEEYEIRPRPDRLPGLLFGSAPDKKTVKNRLHLDFRPDDRDAEVERLLALGARHADVGQRGDEPWVVLADPEGNEFCVLGERSGG
- a CDS encoding sugar phosphate isomerase/epimerase family protein, producing the protein MSTPQLSLQLYSVRHALEADQDATLARIAGLGLSQVEVFGFVRRAGELSGALDRHGLRARTGHAELLSTQRSDGAGVPSLDDTFAAAERIGLDLVIDPFVPAARWTDEKEIARTAALLNEAADRAAEHGLRVGYHNHSQEFVHTVQGTSAFEYFVSLLDPGVDLEIDLYWASAGGKDVVGLLERLGTRVKALHVKDGAIIDDPFFSGEPFDPADTGQVAPGRGQVPIDEALAAAAHAEFAIIEFDHYDGDVFEGIEAGVRYLAEKGIA
- a CDS encoding Gfo/Idh/MocA family protein, producing the protein MTTRTPVGVGLIGAGNISDQYLTNLTAFPDLRVVAVGDLDTARARGQAQKYGVELWGAPEVVLAHPDIDIVVNLTIPAVHAEVSSAIVAAGKHVWSEKPIAIDRLSARALLDEASAAGLRVGIAPDTVLGPGLQTARRALARGDIGTPLSAYTVMQYAGPDLWHPDPEFLFAKGAGPLFDMGPYYLTALVSLFGSISRVSAVGSTGRPTRTIRTGARAGTDFAVGVPTHIAAIARFDSGAVSQSTFSFDSPLTRTGVVEITGTEGTLVVPDPNTFAGDVRITRVPQPGGEPEWETVPPVGIASGRGLGVLDMARAIRADRPHIATGELGYHVLDALMAIDEAAASGETTHVTSRIDDLPLVPEDRDPYGATL